The Streptomyces sp. NBC_01255 genome window below encodes:
- the cobC gene encoding Rv2231c family pyridoxal phosphate-dependent protein CobC — protein sequence MLALVDVVLREAGLTRAAVRSLATLDARAAEPGVAGAAGELGVPVRGFPAGELAAVSVPHPSALPLDATGTPSVAEAAALLTAGAGIDRAEGAAESAGSDGSAGFDGSAGAPRAVLLVPKRKTRRVTCALATCVPVCPHERAAGVRLLHQPHGYIAGEPGSPPTIPTPHTTAAMDTHTHSDAHDLRHHGDAEVRDEKLIDLAVNVRTNTPPDWLRKRIADSLTGLAAYPDGRAARAAVAVRHDLPPGRVLLTAGAAEAFVLLARALPARRPVVVHPQFTEPEAALRDAGHEVGRVLLREEDGFRLDPAAVPEDADLVVIGNPTNPTSVLHPAASIAALARPGRTLVVDEAFMDAVPGERESLAGRTDVPGLVVLRSLTKTWGLAGLRIGYVLAAPETIALLERAQPLWPVSTPALVAAEACMSRSALAEAEHAAHRIGVERAHLLAGLAEFDEVRTVAGAEGPFVLLRIDGADAIRDRLRLLGFAARRGDTFPGLDRNWLRLAVRDRATTNRFLQALDQALLLGG from the coding sequence GTGCTCGCGCTGGTCGACGTGGTGCTGCGGGAGGCGGGGCTGACGCGGGCGGCCGTGCGGTCGCTGGCCACGCTGGACGCGCGGGCCGCCGAGCCGGGTGTCGCGGGCGCGGCCGGGGAGCTGGGGGTGCCGGTGCGGGGGTTCCCGGCCGGGGAGCTGGCCGCCGTCTCCGTACCGCATCCGTCGGCGCTGCCGCTGGACGCGACGGGGACGCCGTCGGTGGCGGAGGCGGCGGCCCTGCTCACGGCGGGCGCGGGGATCGACAGGGCCGAGGGGGCAGCCGAGTCGGCTGGGTCCGATGGGTCGGCCGGGTTCGATGGGTCGGCCGGGGCACCGCGGGCCGTGCTGCTCGTGCCGAAGCGGAAAACGCGGCGCGTTACGTGTGCGCTCGCCACGTGTGTACCGGTTTGTCCGCACGAACGCGCGGCAGGCGTACGGTTGTTGCACCAGCCTCACGGGTACATCGCTGGCGAGCCTGGCTCACCCCCCACCATCCCCACCCCCCACACGACGGCGGCCATGGACACGCACACGCATTCCGACGCCCACGACCTGCGCCATCACGGTGACGCCGAGGTCCGGGACGAGAAGTTGATCGATCTCGCGGTGAACGTCCGGACGAACACCCCTCCGGACTGGCTGAGAAAGAGAATCGCCGATTCGCTGACCGGCCTCGCGGCCTATCCCGACGGCCGGGCCGCGCGGGCCGCGGTCGCCGTGCGGCACGATCTGCCGCCCGGCCGGGTGCTCCTCACGGCCGGCGCCGCGGAGGCCTTCGTGCTGCTCGCGCGGGCGCTGCCGGCGCGTCGGCCCGTGGTGGTGCACCCGCAGTTCACCGAGCCGGAGGCGGCGCTGCGCGACGCCGGGCACGAGGTGGGCCGGGTGCTGCTGCGCGAGGAGGACGGTTTCCGGCTGGATCCGGCGGCGGTGCCCGAGGACGCGGACCTGGTGGTGATCGGGAACCCCACGAACCCGACCTCCGTCCTGCATCCCGCCGCCTCGATCGCCGCCCTGGCCCGGCCCGGCCGGACGCTGGTGGTCGACGAGGCGTTCATGGACGCGGTGCCGGGCGAGCGGGAGTCGCTCGCCGGGCGGACCGACGTGCCGGGGCTCGTGGTGCTGCGCAGCCTCACCAAGACCTGGGGGCTCGCGGGCCTGCGGATCGGGTACGTCCTCGCCGCGCCGGAGACGATCGCCCTGCTGGAGCGCGCGCAGCCGCTGTGGCCGGTGTCGACGCCGGCCCTGGTGGCGGCGGAGGCCTGCATGTCGCGGTCGGCGCTCGCGGAAGCCGAGCACGCGGCGCACCGGATCGGCGTGGAGCGGGCGCATCTGCTCGCCGGCCTCGCGGAGTTCGACGAGGTGCGGACGGTAGCCGGGGCGGAGGGCCCCTTCGTCCTGCTGCGGATCGACGGGGCGGACGCGATAAGGGACCGGCTGCGCCTCCTCGGCTTCGCGGCCCGGCGGGGCGACACGTTCCCGGGGCTCGACCGGAACTGGCTGCGGCTCGCGGTCCGGGACCGGGCCACGACGAACCGTTTCCTCCAGGCCTTGGACCAGGCGCTCCTGCTGGGCGGCTGA